A stretch of DNA from Pontiella agarivorans:
GCATTTCCGGGGCGAATGCCGGCTGAAAAACCGCCAAATCGCCCACTCAGTGCGGCGATGGAGCGGGCCTATGATTTTTGGGGCATTGAAAAATTAGCGTCTCCGCATGGAGCTGCTCAGAATGATCAGATGGAGCTGCATAGTAATTTTATGTTCTCTCCTTTATCTGGTCTCAGTTATGAAAATAATACCTCTCGTCGTGATCCATCGAAGGTGATCAAAGTCGATGGAACCTATTACGTCTGGTATACGCACCGTCAAACGGAAGCTCCGCCAAGTGGCCCCGAACTGGCCTCCGATACCGTTCCTTCGGCCGACTGGGATCTGGCGGAAATCTGGTATGCAACCAGTACGGATGGATTCACGTGGGAAGAACAGGGTGTTGCGGTGCCCCGTCCGCCGAAGCCGGAGTATGGTTGGCGTTCGGTCACGACGACCGATATCCTCGTGTATAAAGGAAAATATTATCTCTACTATCAGGGCTTTAATGCCATTCCGTTCACCGGTGGCGGCGATGTGGCGGCGGTGACGGTTTCTGAAGCCGATTCGCCGCGAGGACCCTGGCGTCCACTGGGTAAGGTTGTCGTGGATTTCGGTGCCGAAGATGAGTGGGATGCCAAGGCGATTCATGATCCATATCCCATGGT
This window harbors:
- a CDS encoding glycoside hydrolase family 117 protein, which translates into the protein MPAEKPPNRPLSAAMERAYDFWGIEKLASPHGAAQNDQMELHSNFMFSPLSGLSYENNTSRRDPSKVIKVDGTYYVWYTHRQTEAPPSGPELASDTVPSADWDLAEIWYATSTDGFTWEEQGVAVPRPPKPEYGWRSVTTTDILVYKGKYYLYYQGFNAIPFTGGGDVAAVTVSEADSPRGPWRPLGKVVVDFGAEDEWDAKAIHDPYPMVYKGKIYLYYKGQPVYSHGSDDGLEMVRAQGVAIADHPLGPFTKHPLNPVINSGHETSLFPWKGGVAAIVSLDGPEKNTIQYAPDGVNFEIMSTIEMPPLAPGPFVADAFADNGDGRGITWGLCHIPQAMGDSQGLKWAEDAHFTLARFDCDLSLDVHRPAFKRTYPGRYDAEAYFSSRAKLSGNQLNQVKKEQRKIDRETIMVAE